TGCTGAGTGTCATAAATAGAGATAAACAATATGAGCAGGAGAAGTTATATATTCGTTTAAGTATGGGAATTAGTTGAGGTCCGCCTAAGTTAAATCTGTCTCTGGAAGAGCGGATGCTGACCGGCGATCAATTATTCGAGTTTGATGAAGTCGGGATAATCATTCATACCAATGAAATGTGTTACTTTGACAATAAGAAACTCGATTATGTGAAAAATGCCCTTGGAAACGGAAAATTTCAATTAGATGCAATTTAAAAAAAAGCAGGATTTCCATTTAATTTTGGAAGTTCTGCTTTTTTTAATTTTGACATTAACAAAAGTAGTCTAGTGAAGCTATTTATCAAGTTGTTCAATAAAATCAAGCAATTCATCAAAATTCTTCGTTATTTTAATTGGCATATCATCAGATGCAGCACTGGGTGGATAGGTGAAAAATTCGACAATAAAGTCTTCTTTTTTTAGTTCATCAGATACTGTTGTTGTAAAAAAATAAGCTTCGTTTGTTTTTTCATTAGAACTACACATAACTCCAACATCCCTTCAAAAAGCAGGCTCCATATTCCTTATTTTACAGTAAATATGCAGCACTAAATGGGAAGGTTTTGTGAATTTCACGAGCAATTAAGCATTAATCTTTAAACTTTGATAAGTGGAAGAAGTAGCTGGAAAATTGATAGTAAATGTAGTTCCTTTTCCAATTGTACTTTTAAGGGAAATGGTGCCGCCATTGTCTTCAATTAATTTTTTACACATATTTAACCCAATCCCTGTTCCTTTTTCTTTGGTAGTAAAGAAGGGAGTAAACAAATTCTTAATGGTCTCATCTGTCATCCCACAACCGCTGTCCACAACGTGAATAGAAGCATTATCAGAATCAATTATTGTCGAAATATAAATAGTCCTTTCCAAACTGTTGTTATCGTCAATTGCTTCGATTGCATTTTTAATCAAATTAGATAATATCTGCTTTAAATGATTTGATTCAATAGATACCACTGTATCAGTTTTAGAAAAAGTAGTGATAATCTGAATATCTCTTAAAATGGCTTCACTTTCATAGAGCATAACAATATCTCTTACAAGTTTATTAACCGATACTCCATAATAGGGATTCCTTTTCGGCTTTGTTGCATTTAGGAATTCATAAATGATTTCATTTGCTCTATTTATTTCATCAAGTGCCACATCAGCATATTGGACTTTTCCGATCTCCACTAAATGAGGCTTTAATAGCTGTAGAAAACCTTTAACCGTTGTTAATGGATTACGAATTTCATGAGCTATACCAGCAGCTAATTTATTAATGTTTTTATAATAATCCATACTAATGGATGCATCCTTTATTTTTTTAAGACTCCTTTCCATATAGTCCTTTTTAATTACCAAATCCTGATTTAAATGTATTAATTTTTTATCTATTTCATGTAACAATTTATCCATTGCCTCAATCTCATTTTCGACAGGGATACAGTATACATGGAAATTAGAACAATCATCCATCGCCTTGTATATTTGAAAAGATTGTGTTTGATTGCCTTTTCTATACATAGGTATTTCAATAAAACTAGTTGAGGAAGGTTCAAGAAGGAAACGATTTATCTGATGAATATATTCTTCAATAATTAAATCCCTAAAGGAATCTGAATGCTGAAAAATATGATTTGCTTGATCCGATCTTTTTAGTACTTTCAAATTTTTATCCAAGATAAAATATGGGAAGGGTACATTATTAACAACCAGACCGTTTACATTCATTCATACCATCCTTTTACATAAATAGTTAGCAAAAAAAAAGCTACATTCTATGTATATTCAATTAAATCGAAAAAATTCTACAAATTTCTTTATATTTAGACAATATTTTTATAATAATTTTATTATTATAATGATTACAATTATTATTATAGCAAATATAGCCAAAAAATAGCAATATTTACAGCGTAGTTTTTAAATAATTCTGTTTTTATCTTTTTTTTGCAATCAATTTTTTTGTTTGAACGTATTTTACCTCGAACTATAGAGAAGTAATAGCGACCGACCAACCTTTAGAAAAGCGTAAAAAAAGCCTTAAAGGAAGATGAAAATTCCTTTAAAGCCATTTAATTTTAGGTTCAGTTTTATTGAAGATCCGTTTGATATTGGAACGGTGCCGATAGAAAACAAATGATACCAATACAATCACGACAATTATCAGCGGAGTGTCCCATTCATAAAAAATACATTTAACCACCGCATACACAATTGCTGAAACGCCAGCGAGCATGGAAGAAAGGGATACATATTTTGTTATGTACAAACACATAAAAAAGATCAAGAGGACGATAAGAAACATAAGCGGGGTATAGAACAAGAGAACACCACCCGATGTAGCAACTGCTTTCCCACCGCGAAAACCAGCGAATAAGGGATACATATGTCCGATAACCGCAAAAATCCCAATTAGTAGTGGATGAATATCTGCTGAAAACAGAACAGGCAATGAAGCAGCCAACGTTCCTTTTAATATATCAGCTGTTGTTACAGCTAATCCTGCTTTTACCCCTAGGGTTCTAAAGGTATTTGTCCCACCTAAATTACCACTGCCATGCTTTCGAATATCTGTTTTATAAAAAACCTTCCCTATGATTAAGCCAGAGGGTATCGAACCAAGCAAGTATGCAAGGATCATGATCATGATGATTTCTGTCATATAACTATTTCCCTTCTATTAATGATCCAGTACCTCCATTGTACCATGTATTTGTTAAGCTAGAAAAGGGGGCGGGACTCCTCGTAAAAAGAAAATAATCTATTTGTAACATAGATATCTTGATATATAAATTCCTTTTCATTTAAGATAAGTTGAGGAGGAGCGAAATATGACAAGAATAGAGTACTACAAGAAAAACACCGTTTCACGATCGCGGCTCATCGGAGGGGTAATCCTAGCCTTTCTTTTAATCGTGTCATCGATCCTATTATTAGTATATCCCTTTGCATCCACCGTAAAAAAAGGATATTTTCATGGCATAAATCCAATTCTTTTTGATGGTCATCAAGTTGGAAATGCTTTGATAGAAAAAAATACACTTTACGTTCCATTGTCATTTATGCAAAAAAAGCTCGACAATACTATAGTTTACGATCAAAAGTCAAATTCAATCATCATTACCACTTCGGATAAAGTCATCCAGATGCCAACAGAATCATTAACTTATTTTGTTAATAAACATGCTGTTAAACTAAAAGTAACCCCTTTTAAATCCATTAGTGGGCAAATGTTTGTGGCCCTTGACCCGCTCCTATCCTATTACCCTATCAAATATAAAAAACTAGAAAAGAGTGGGGCTATCTGGATTCAAAAGGACGGGGAAAGATATAGGAATGGCCATATAACTGCTAAAAAAGTGAACAAAGAAATGCTTCGACTTCGGACACAACCTACATTGGAGTCTCCATATACTATGGAAATAGTCAACAATGAACCGGTCATGATTGAAAGTATAAAAGATAATTTTTACCTCGTCAGAGCAAAAAATGGCGTTAGTGGATATGTTAAGAAGGATTTTGTTCGAAGCGAAGAGCAGGTTAACATTCAAATTCCTAGGCAAAGTCTGCCTATAAAAACAGCTAAACTCAATGGAGCCGTCCAGTTAACATGGGAAGCGGTATATACACATAACCCAGATTCATCAAAAATACCAGGATTGGGAGGGGTAAATGTTGTTTCTCCTACATGGTTTTCGCTTGCAGGCAACGATGGAACTATTAAGAACTTAGCATCCTTAGAATATACGAAATGGGCAAAATCAAAAGGCTATCATGTTTGGGGAGTTTTCTCTAATAGTTTTGATCCAACTCTTACCCATGAGGTGCTTAAAGATTTTCAAACAAGACAAAAAATGATCGCCGAGCTTCTTCAGTATAGCCAAATGTATCAAATTCAAGGGATTAACTTTGACATTGAAAATGTTAAAAGTGAAGACGGGCCTTTAGTCACACAATTTATGCGGGAAGCGACCCCTTATTTGCATGAGGCTGGCTTAGTGGTCACAATGGATGTTACATTTGCAGCAGAATCTAGCAATTGGTCTTCCTTTTACGAAAGAAAAAAGCTTGCGCAAATTGCTGATTATCTAATTGTAATGGCCTATGATGAACACTGGGGAACATCTCCTATTGCTGGAAGCGTTGCAAGTTTTCCTTGGGTCGAACATAATTTACAAAAGCTATTAACTGAGGTTCCTAGTAATCGATTGATCCTTGGTGTTCCATTATATTCGAGACTCTGGAAAGAACAAATGAATGCAGATGGCACCAAAGATGTTTCGTCAAAAGCACTATCAATGGACAAAGTTAAAGCTTGGATTAGTTCAAAAGGATTGAAACCAACATTTGACTCAGAAAGTGGACAAAATTATGTTGAGTATTACGATGCAAAAGAGAACGCTACTTATAAAATTTGGATTGAAGATGACGTTTCTTTGAAAAAGAGGGCGGAGCTATCAACCAACTACCATTTAGCAGGGATTGCGAGCTGGTCACGATCCTTTGGTGACCAAACAGCTTGGGCAGCATTAAATCTTAATCAGGAGCAATCGATAACAAAAAAGTAAGGCATTAAAAGCAAACTGCGCACTAAAAACAGGATTATTACTGCTATTATCTAATAGACCGGCAAAACCGGTCTATTTCTGTCTAAAAAAAGTAAAAATAGAGTCAATATTATTACAAAAATATGGAGATTTTTTAAACCATTAAGAAGTCAATTGAATGGGAAGGATATTCACAATATAATTTGATTAAATAGAAAAAGAAGGAAAAACTGAATGAATTAACGACAAGATAAGTCAGTTTTCTTACATATTTTTAAATGGAAACTACGAAAGAAGTGATGAACATGTCCAAGGATGTCCGACAATACCACAATATAAAGGTACTATACCTTGAGGATGATCCGTTCAGCCGTGAAAAACTCCTACGAATTTTAAACAGAAGGTTTCGAAATATCATCGTTGCTACTGATGGAGATGAGGGCTATCAGCTTTACCAAACATATCGCCCGGATTTAATCATTACTGATCTTAAAGTAAATCAAATGAATGGACTTGAAATGATTAGAAAGATTCGTGAACAAAACGACAATGTACAAATTATCATTACAACGGCACATGATGATAATGACATCTTCATTCAATCCATCGAAAATAATGTTAATCATTTTATTCTGAAACCAATAGATTTAGATAGACTTTTACTTGCTATTCAGAAATCGGTTCATCATATTCAGCTTGAAAAAGAATTAACACAACAAAACTTGGAATTAGAAAATGAAAGAAGAAAGAATGAACTATTTCCTATTATTGATCCACTAACTAGCATATTTAATCGGTTGACATTTGATAAACTTTTGACAAGTGAATTGGAAAAAAGCAAACAATATGAACAGTCAATTTCTGTGATTTTAATAGATATAGATAATTTTAAAAAGATAAATGAGCAATTCGGTTATGAGCATGGTGACAAAATATTAGTTACCATATCTACCATACTTCAACAGCGGATTAGCGAGTATGATATTCTGGCTCGATGGGAAGGAAATACCTTTATTCTCCTAACTCCTCAAACAGATTTAAAAAATGCAAAAGAATTGGCCCATTCCATAAAGTCCTTAATTGAATGTTTTCATTTCCAAGATGCCCTGCATTTAACTTGTAGCATTGGTATTTCAGAATTTTCTCCAGAGAAAGGTAAATCGAAAAAAGATCTTTTACTAGATGCAGAGCACGCACTATTCCAATCAAAAAAGAATGGAAAAAATTGTGTAAGCATTTTTTGAAAATAATGGTGCAGTGTAAAGTTGATTAAAAGGATAGTGAACCTATGAAAAAGGCAAAGGTATGGGAAGAACGCTATCAGATCTTAACCGCAAAATATGAAGCATTAGAAAAGCAGTATGAAAAGGAATTCGAAAAAAACCAACAGAAAGAACATATGTTAATTCAGCAATCAAGACTTGCGGCGATGGGAGAAATGATTGCTAACATTGGCCATCAATGGAGGCAACCACTGAATCATTTATCGCTACTCATCCAGGATGTAAGTGAGGCCTTGGAATTTGGAGAGATTACTAATCATTATATTGATCTTTTCACGACAGAGAGTATGGTTCAAATTAAACAAATGTCTAGAACCATCAATGATTTTCAAAAGTTTTATATGCCAAATAAAGAAAAAAACGTTTTTTCACTTGGAGAATCGATCGGGAATGCTCTTTCCATTTTTTCTTTAAGCCTAAAAACCTATGATATTCATGTTTTATTTGAATATAGAGGCGAACAAATGGCATATGGCTACCAAAATGAGTTTAGTCAAGTTGTCTTAAATATTTTAACAAATGCTAGAGACGCATTCGTTCACCGCGGACTTAAAAATCGAAAGGTAAGTATTACAATTAGTCAAACAGAATCGTTTTTCGCTGTGGAATTTACCGATAATGCTGGAGGGATTGAAGCTAATTTAGTACCTAAGCTATTCAAACCCTATTTTACAACAAGGCCGCACGGGACCGGACTTGGTCTCTATATGTCAAAAATGATCCTTGAGAAAATGGATGGATCTATTAAAGTCGAAAATACTGATGATGGGGCAAGATTCATCCTATTTATTCCATCAGCAGCCAGCGGAATCATCACTCCCTCTATCTCTGTGTGAAAATAATTAGAACAGATCATTATGTTTTTAATTGTAAACAAGGTAAAATAAAGGGAAAGGAGTGGTTACATGGCAATTGAAATTCCAAATCACGACGAAATTAAAACGATTTTAAAAAATGCTAAGAGAATTGCTGTTGTCGGTTTAAGCGATAACCCTGCACGAACCTCTTACCAAGTTTCAAAAGTGATGCAAAATGCTGGGTATGAGATTATCCCTGTTAACCCCACAATTGATGAAGCACTTGGCGTTAAGGCAGTTGCAACATTAAAGGATATTGAGGGCCACGTGGACATCGTAAATGTATTTCGCAGGTCTGAACAATTACTTGACGTGGCTAAAGAGTTTGATGAAGTAGATGCTGATGTATTTTGGGCTCAACTAGGGCTTATGAATGAAGAAGCTTATCATTTTCTAAAAGACAAAGGCTATACTGTTGTCATGGATCGCTGTATAAAAGTCGAACACGCGGCAATCAAATAAAAATTCACTACCCAATGAGATCATTTATTGATCTCATTTTTTTATCGAATTGATGATTATTTTGACAAAAATAATAGGTCATTTTTTGTCAAATTGGTGTTTATTTTGAATGATTCATTTGCCAAATTAAAATAAATCGCTACAATAAAGCATAGACCCCGCAAGAATTATGGTAAAATAAGGCGAGGAACATTTGTTCGAATCTCTTTTTTAATAAAGGATATGAACCTATTTTAAATGAATTTTTTTCTAAAAATAGATAGCAATCAGAATGTGGTTTCTTTTTGTAGGATATGAAAGGGGTATTTTAGTGGCAATAAATCAGAAAGTTTTTGATTATAATGATGATGCCATACAGGTACTGGAAGGACTTGAAGCAGTCAGAAAACGTCCGGGTATGTATATAGGCAGTACAGATGCACGGGGTTTGCACCATCTTGTATATGAAATTGTCGACAATTCCGTCGATGAAGCTTTAGGTGGCTTCGGTGATCATATTACCGTAAAAATTCACAAAGACAATTCTATTAGTGTAATTGATAGAGGCCGTGGGATGCCCACGGGAATGCATAAACTTGGAAAGCCAACAACTGAAGTTATTTTAACAGTGCTACATGCTGGTGGAAAATTCGGTCAAGGCGGTTATAAAACAAGTGGTGGATTGCATGGTGTAGGTGCTTCAGTTGTTAACGCACTCTCTGAATGGTTAGTTGTTACCATCAAAAGAGATGGATTTGTTTATGAACAGCGTTTTGAAAATGGTGGAAAACCAGCAACAACCCTTGAAAAAATTGGCAAAACGAACCAAACAGGAACAGCGATCCGTTTTAAGCCTGATCCAACTATTTTCTCCACCACTACGTATAATTTCGAAACATTATGTGAGAGGTTAAGAGAATCGGCATTTCTTTTAAAGGGATTAAAGATTGATATCTTCGATGAACGCAACGATTTTCATGAAGTGTTTCATTATGAAAATGGGATTGAAGCATTTGTTTCATACTTAAACGAAGAAAAAGATGAATTACATCCAGTTGTAAGCTTTGAAGGCATTCAAAACGGCATTGAGGTCGAATTTGCCTTCCAATTTAACGATGGTTATTCTGAAAATGTCCTCTCTTTTGTTAACAATGTTCGGACGAAGGATGGAGGTACACATGAAGCTGGTACAAAAACAGCTATGACACGTGTATTTAATGAATATGCACGAAAGGTTTCTTTTCTAAAGGAAAAGGACAAAAACCTTGAAGGTACCGATATTCGAGAAGGATTAGCAGGCATTATTTCTGTTAGAATTCCTGAAGAGATGCTTCAGTTTGAAGGACAAACAAAAGGTAAGTTAGGAACAAGTGAGGCAAGATCAGCGGTGGATGCTGTTGTGTCTGAGCATCTTACCTACTTCCTAGAGGAGAATCCTGATATTAGTTCTTTGCTAATCAAAAAATCCATTAAGGCTTATCAAGCACGTGATGCAGCTCGAAAAGCACGTGAGGATGCAAGAAGTGGCAAAAAGCGCAAACGGTCAGAAACGGTTCTTTCTGGAAAGCTTACACCTGCTCAATCGCGCAATCCACAAAAAAATGAGCTTTATCTAGTGGAGGGTGACTCTGCCGGAGGTTCTGCTAAACAGGGGCGTGATCGTCGTTTTCAAGCTGTTCTGCCGCTCCGAGGTAAAGTTATCAACACAGAAAAGGCCAAATTAGCCGATATATTTAAAAATGAAGAAATAAATACGATTATTCATGCAATTGGTGCTGGAGTCGGTGCCGATTTTAATCTTGATGATGTAAATTATGAAAAAATTGTCATCATGACGGATGCTGATACAGATGGAGCACACATTCAAGTATTACTACTTACTTTCTTTTATCGTTATATGAAGCCGCTTTTAGACGCGGGTAAAGTATTCATTGCCCTACCACCATTGTATAAGGTGAGTAAAGGGACTGGTAAAAAAGAAGTGATTGAGTATGCGTGGAGTGATGATGAACTCCAGGGTGCAATTCAAAAGATTGGCAGAGGCTACATCATACAGCGTTATAAAGGGCTTGGTGAGATGAATGCCGATCAACTTTGGGAAACAACAATGGACCCCGAAACACGTACATTTATCCGGGTTAAAATAGATGACGCTGCAAGAGCAGAGCGCAGGGTAACAACACTTATGGGTGACAAGGTAGAACCACGTCGGAAGTGGATTGAAGCAAATGTTGCTTTTGGATTAGAAGAAGACGACACAATCCTTGAAAATGAAAATATTACGGTCTCAGAGGAGGAAACTGAAGGATGAGCACAATTGAGAAATTCCGTGACTTACCTCTCGAAGATGTCCTAGGTGACCGTTTTGGGAGATATAGTAAGTACATTATCCAAGAACGTGCGTTGCCAGATGCACGTGATGGCTTAAAACCTGTCCAACGAAGAATTCTATATGCTATGCATGTGGAAGGGAATACACATGATAAAGGCTTTCGAAAATCAGCTAAAACAGTCGGGAATGTAATTGGTAACTATCACCCGCATGGTGACTCTTCCGTTTATGAAGCAATGGTAAGGTTGAGCCAAGACTGGAAGGTTAGAAATTACCTAGTTGAAATGCACGGAAATAACGGTAGTGTTGATGGTGATCCACCAGCAGCCATGCGTTATACCGAAGCAAGACTTTCAGCGATTGCGGCTGAATTACTAAGAGATATCGAAAAACAAACAGTCGATTTTATTCCAAACTTTGATGATACCGCTATGGAGCCTACCGTATTCCCAGCAATGTTTCCAAATTTACTTGTAAATGGATCAACTGGAATTTCAGCTGGATATGCAACAGATATTCCTCCACATCACCTTGGTGAAGTAATTGATGGTGTTATCATGAAAATGGAAAACCCAGACATAACCGTTGATGAACTGATGACCGTTATTAAAGGGCCTGATTTTCCAACAGGCGGCATTATTCAAGGAATTGAAGGAATTAAAAAGGCTTACGAATCGGGTAAAGGGAAGATTATTGTCCGTGGAAAAGCTGAGATTGAAGAGGTTCGCGGTGGAAGACAACAGATTGTTGTTACAGAGATTCCATTTGAAATCAATAAAGCCAATCTCGTGAAAAAGATTGATGAGCTCCGCCTTGATCGGAAGGTAGAGGGAATCTCTGAAATTCGCGATGAAACGGACCGTACTGGCCTTCGAATTGTTATTGAGCTAAAAAAAGAAGCACAAGCTGAAGGCGTTTTAAACTTTTTATATAAAAATAGTGATCTTCAGGTTACCTATAACTTCAATATGGTGGCTATCTATAAAAAACGGCCTAAATTAATGGGACTCCGAGATATGCTTGATGCTTATATTGAGCATCAGAAGGAAGTTGTCACACGACGTGCGCAATATGAGCTTAACAAAGCCCAAGAACGGTCCCATATTGTCGAAGGACTTATAAAAGCCTTGTCTATCTTGGATGAAGTCATTGCTACCATCCGTGCTTCTAAGGATAAACGAGATGCAAAAGATAATCTAATTTTGAAATATGCTTTTACTGAACCTCAGGCAGAAGCAATTGTTTCCTTACAGCTATACCGTTTAACTAATACGGATATTACAGCTTTGAGAAAAGAAGCTGAAGAGTTAGCGAAGAAAATCGAGGAGCTTACCGCTATATTGGAAAGCGAGAAAAAGCTCTTTTCCGTGATCAAAAAGGATCTAAAAGACGTTAAAAAGCGTTTTGCCGATGAGCGTCGTTCCAAAATAGAAGCTGAAATTGAAGAATTGAAAATTAATCTTGAAGTAATGATACCAAGTGAAGATGTTATCGTTACTGTTACAAGGGAAGGCTATGTGAAAAGAACAAGTCAACGTTCTTATGCTGCTTCAAACGGCCAGGACTTTGCAATGAAGGATTCAGATCGGCTTCTTGCACAACTGGACATGAATACACAGGATGTTGTGCTTCTCTTTACAAATAAAGGGAATTATTTGTATTGTCCAGTTCATGAGCTACCTGATATTCGTTGGAAAGACCTTGGTCAACACGTCGCCAATCTTATTCCAATCGAACGAGACGAGGCCATTATTCATGCCATTGCAGTGAGAGACTTTGAAGTAGAAAACTTCCTGGTGTTTATCACAAAAAATGGAATGGCAAAGAAAACTGAGCTTAGACATTATAAGGCGCAAAGATATTCCAAGCCACTCGTCGGGATTAATTTAAAGGATGACGATCA
The Neobacillus sp. PS3-40 genome window above contains:
- a CDS encoding ATP-binding protein; protein product: MNVNGLVVNNVPFPYFILDKNLKVLKRSDQANHIFQHSDSFRDLIIEEYIHQINRFLLEPSSTSFIEIPMYRKGNQTQSFQIYKAMDDCSNFHVYCIPVENEIEAMDKLLHEIDKKLIHLNQDLVIKKDYMERSLKKIKDASISMDYYKNINKLAAGIAHEIRNPLTTVKGFLQLLKPHLVEIGKVQYADVALDEINRANEIIYEFLNATKPKRNPYYGVSVNKLVRDIVMLYESEAILRDIQIITTFSKTDTVVSIESNHLKQILSNLIKNAIEAIDDNNSLERTIYISTIIDSDNASIHVVDSGCGMTDETIKNLFTPFFTTKEKGTGIGLNMCKKLIEDNGGTISLKSTIGKGTTFTINFPATSSTYQSLKINA
- the plsY gene encoding glycerol-3-phosphate 1-O-acyltransferase PlsY, producing the protein MTEIIMIMILAYLLGSIPSGLIIGKVFYKTDIRKHGSGNLGGTNTFRTLGVKAGLAVTTADILKGTLAASLPVLFSADIHPLLIGIFAVIGHMYPLFAGFRGGKAVATSGGVLLFYTPLMFLIVLLIFFMCLYITKYVSLSSMLAGVSAIVYAVVKCIFYEWDTPLIIVVIVLVSFVFYRHRSNIKRIFNKTEPKIKWL
- a CDS encoding glycosyl hydrolase family 18 protein is translated as MTRIEYYKKNTVSRSRLIGGVILAFLLIVSSILLLVYPFASTVKKGYFHGINPILFDGHQVGNALIEKNTLYVPLSFMQKKLDNTIVYDQKSNSIIITTSDKVIQMPTESLTYFVNKHAVKLKVTPFKSISGQMFVALDPLLSYYPIKYKKLEKSGAIWIQKDGERYRNGHITAKKVNKEMLRLRTQPTLESPYTMEIVNNEPVMIESIKDNFYLVRAKNGVSGYVKKDFVRSEEQVNIQIPRQSLPIKTAKLNGAVQLTWEAVYTHNPDSSKIPGLGGVNVVSPTWFSLAGNDGTIKNLASLEYTKWAKSKGYHVWGVFSNSFDPTLTHEVLKDFQTRQKMIAELLQYSQMYQIQGINFDIENVKSEDGPLVTQFMREATPYLHEAGLVVTMDVTFAAESSNWSSFYERKKLAQIADYLIVMAYDEHWGTSPIAGSVASFPWVEHNLQKLLTEVPSNRLILGVPLYSRLWKEQMNADGTKDVSSKALSMDKVKAWISSKGLKPTFDSESGQNYVEYYDAKENATYKIWIEDDVSLKKRAELSTNYHLAGIASWSRSFGDQTAWAALNLNQEQSITKK
- a CDS encoding diguanylate cyclase domain-containing protein, which encodes MSKDVRQYHNIKVLYLEDDPFSREKLLRILNRRFRNIIVATDGDEGYQLYQTYRPDLIITDLKVNQMNGLEMIRKIREQNDNVQIIITTAHDDNDIFIQSIENNVNHFILKPIDLDRLLLAIQKSVHHIQLEKELTQQNLELENERRKNELFPIIDPLTSIFNRLTFDKLLTSELEKSKQYEQSISVILIDIDNFKKINEQFGYEHGDKILVTISTILQQRISEYDILARWEGNTFILLTPQTDLKNAKELAHSIKSLIECFHFQDALHLTCSIGISEFSPEKGKSKKDLLLDAEHALFQSKKNGKNCVSIF
- a CDS encoding HAMP domain-containing sensor histidine kinase encodes the protein MKKAKVWEERYQILTAKYEALEKQYEKEFEKNQQKEHMLIQQSRLAAMGEMIANIGHQWRQPLNHLSLLIQDVSEALEFGEITNHYIDLFTTESMVQIKQMSRTINDFQKFYMPNKEKNVFSLGESIGNALSIFSLSLKTYDIHVLFEYRGEQMAYGYQNEFSQVVLNILTNARDAFVHRGLKNRKVSITISQTESFFAVEFTDNAGGIEANLVPKLFKPYFTTRPHGTGLGLYMSKMILEKMDGSIKVENTDDGARFILFIPSAASGIITPSISV
- a CDS encoding CoA-binding protein; translation: MAIEIPNHDEIKTILKNAKRIAVVGLSDNPARTSYQVSKVMQNAGYEIIPVNPTIDEALGVKAVATLKDIEGHVDIVNVFRRSEQLLDVAKEFDEVDADVFWAQLGLMNEEAYHFLKDKGYTVVMDRCIKVEHAAIK
- the parE gene encoding DNA topoisomerase IV subunit B — its product is MAINQKVFDYNDDAIQVLEGLEAVRKRPGMYIGSTDARGLHHLVYEIVDNSVDEALGGFGDHITVKIHKDNSISVIDRGRGMPTGMHKLGKPTTEVILTVLHAGGKFGQGGYKTSGGLHGVGASVVNALSEWLVVTIKRDGFVYEQRFENGGKPATTLEKIGKTNQTGTAIRFKPDPTIFSTTTYNFETLCERLRESAFLLKGLKIDIFDERNDFHEVFHYENGIEAFVSYLNEEKDELHPVVSFEGIQNGIEVEFAFQFNDGYSENVLSFVNNVRTKDGGTHEAGTKTAMTRVFNEYARKVSFLKEKDKNLEGTDIREGLAGIISVRIPEEMLQFEGQTKGKLGTSEARSAVDAVVSEHLTYFLEENPDISSLLIKKSIKAYQARDAARKAREDARSGKKRKRSETVLSGKLTPAQSRNPQKNELYLVEGDSAGGSAKQGRDRRFQAVLPLRGKVINTEKAKLADIFKNEEINTIIHAIGAGVGADFNLDDVNYEKIVIMTDADTDGAHIQVLLLTFFYRYMKPLLDAGKVFIALPPLYKVSKGTGKKEVIEYAWSDDELQGAIQKIGRGYIIQRYKGLGEMNADQLWETTMDPETRTFIRVKIDDAARAERRVTTLMGDKVEPRRKWIEANVAFGLEEDDTILENENITVSEEETEG
- the parC gene encoding DNA topoisomerase IV subunit A, which codes for MSTIEKFRDLPLEDVLGDRFGRYSKYIIQERALPDARDGLKPVQRRILYAMHVEGNTHDKGFRKSAKTVGNVIGNYHPHGDSSVYEAMVRLSQDWKVRNYLVEMHGNNGSVDGDPPAAMRYTEARLSAIAAELLRDIEKQTVDFIPNFDDTAMEPTVFPAMFPNLLVNGSTGISAGYATDIPPHHLGEVIDGVIMKMENPDITVDELMTVIKGPDFPTGGIIQGIEGIKKAYESGKGKIIVRGKAEIEEVRGGRQQIVVTEIPFEINKANLVKKIDELRLDRKVEGISEIRDETDRTGLRIVIELKKEAQAEGVLNFLYKNSDLQVTYNFNMVAIYKKRPKLMGLRDMLDAYIEHQKEVVTRRAQYELNKAQERSHIVEGLIKALSILDEVIATIRASKDKRDAKDNLILKYAFTEPQAEAIVSLQLYRLTNTDITALRKEAEELAKKIEELTAILESEKKLFSVIKKDLKDVKKRFADERRSKIEAEIEELKINLEVMIPSEDVIVTVTREGYVKRTSQRSYAASNGQDFAMKDSDRLLAQLDMNTQDVVLLFTNKGNYLYCPVHELPDIRWKDLGQHVANLIPIERDEAIIHAIAVRDFEVENFLVFITKNGMAKKTELRHYKAQRYSKPLVGINLKDDDQVIDVHLTDGTKELFLITHAGYALWFHEEEISIVGVRAAGVKGINLKDGDYVVGGKIIDPESKQTIVIATQRGSVKKMKLKEFEKTTRAKRGVVILRELKANPHRVIGFVIVIDQDEIFIQTEKGQTESFISANLKSSDRYSNGSFFLDEGDSGKVVSIWQVAAETPIK